The proteins below are encoded in one region of Sphingobium yanoikuyae:
- a CDS encoding PRC-barrel domain-containing protein, producing the protein MIAAMMTAANLGARVTGWGFGVFTLGSIAWSIVGFSSGQANLLATNGFLTLVNLIGVWRWLGKQRAYEDGGKSAAQASQRSLYPSLFTATSVAGMPVVDAEGEPIGKAVEALVTCKSGRVSYVVIASGGWGGVDEELRALDWADLNFASDRLTLLRPRAWFDSLAPLVEGEWPAALADFNERRSR; encoded by the coding sequence ATGATTGCGGCCATGATGACCGCAGCCAATCTGGGCGCACGTGTCACCGGCTGGGGTTTCGGGGTCTTCACCCTGGGATCGATCGCCTGGTCGATAGTGGGATTCTCTTCGGGACAGGCAAACCTGCTGGCCACCAACGGATTTCTAACCCTCGTCAATCTCATCGGCGTCTGGCGCTGGCTTGGCAAGCAGCGCGCATATGAAGATGGCGGCAAATCCGCCGCCCAGGCAAGCCAGCGCTCCCTCTATCCGAGTCTTTTTACCGCGACGAGCGTCGCTGGCATGCCGGTCGTTGATGCTGAAGGCGAGCCGATCGGAAAAGCCGTTGAGGCCCTCGTGACCTGCAAGAGCGGCAGGGTAAGTTACGTCGTCATCGCATCTGGCGGTTGGGGAGGCGTGGATGAAGAACTTCGCGCTTTGGACTGGGCAGACCTGAACTTTGCCAGTGATCGGCTGACGCTGCTGCGCCCACGCGCATGGTTCGATAGCCTGGCGCCTCTAGTCGAGGGAGAGTGGCCCGCAGCACTGGCGGATTTTAACGAGAGGCGGAGCAGATGA
- a CDS encoding exodeoxyribonuclease III, whose translation MEAAVNGVLIAGLYLPNGNPRPGPKFDYKLRWFDRLIDHAAALLRSGAPVIMLGDFNVMPTERDVYKPERWLDDALFAPEVRAAFFRLLDQGWTDALRTIHPDETIYTFWDYFRNAYGRNAGLRIDHLLLSPLLRDRLIDAQVDTHVRGWEKSSDHAPVWVELSDNKARRRTPRS comes from the coding sequence ATGGAGGCGGCGGTCAACGGCGTGCTGATCGCCGGCCTCTATCTGCCGAACGGAAATCCGCGCCCCGGACCGAAGTTCGATTACAAGCTGCGTTGGTTCGATCGGCTGATCGATCATGCGGCGGCGCTGTTACGATCGGGCGCTCCGGTGATCATGCTCGGCGATTTCAACGTCATGCCGACCGAGCGCGATGTCTACAAACCCGAACGCTGGCTCGACGACGCCTTGTTCGCGCCCGAAGTCCGGGCGGCATTCTTCCGGCTCCTCGATCAAGGCTGGACGGATGCCCTTCGCACTATCCATCCGGATGAGACGATCTACACTTTTTGGGATTATTTCCGAAACGCTTATGGCCGAAATGCGGGCCTGCGCATCGATCATCTGTTGCTCAGTCCACTGCTGCGCGACCGGCTCATCGATGCCCAGGTCGACACTCACGTCCGGGGCTGGGAGAAGTCGAGCGATCATGCGCCGGTGTGGGTCGAGCTCTCCGACAACAAGGCTCGACGCCGTACCCCAAGGTCCTGA
- the istB gene encoding IS21-like element helper ATPase IstB, giving the protein MRHDPASGAIVVMLRSLKMHGMAQAVTDLMEQGSPAFEAAIPILSQLLKAETAEREVRSVAYQLKIARFPVYRDLAGFDFTSSEVNEALVRQLHRCDFIDIADNIVLVGGPGTGKSHVATALGIQAIEHHRKRVRFFSTVELVNALEQEKAQGKAGQIANRLLHSDLVILDELGYLPFSASGGALLFHLLSKLYERTSVIITTNLSFSEWATVFGDAKMTTALLDRLTHHCHILETGNDSFRFKNSSAKQARTQRRKPRVDPPMTPET; this is encoded by the coding sequence GCAGGCCGTCACCGATCTCATGGAACAGGGATCTCCAGCCTTCGAAGCCGCCATCCCGATCCTCTCCCAGTTGCTCAAAGCCGAGACAGCAGAACGGGAGGTTCGGTCTGTGGCCTATCAGCTCAAGATCGCGCGCTTCCCTGTCTATCGCGATCTGGCCGGCTTCGACTTTACCAGTAGCGAGGTCAATGAAGCTCTAGTGCGTCAGTTGCATCGCTGCGACTTCATCGACATCGCCGACAATATCGTGCTGGTCGGCGGTCCTGGCACCGGCAAGAGCCATGTGGCAACGGCGCTGGGCATCCAGGCCATCGAACATCATCGAAAGCGCGTCCGCTTCTTCTCGACGGTCGAACTGGTCAATGCGCTCGAGCAGGAAAAAGCACAGGGCAAGGCCGGTCAGATCGCCAATCGCCTCCTGCACTCCGATCTCGTTATCCTGGATGAGCTTGGATATCTGCCGTTCAGTGCTTCAGGTGGCGCGCTGCTCTTCCATCTACTGAGCAAACTCTACGAGCGCACCAGCGTCATCATCACCACAAACCTGAGCTTCAGCGAATGGGCCACCGTGTTCGGCGACGCCAAAATGACCACGGCGCTTCTCGATCGGCTTACCCATCACTGCCACATCCTGGAGACCGGCAACGATAGCTTCCGCTTCAAAAACAGCTCTGCCAAGCAGGCCAGAACCCAAAGGAGAAAACCACGGGTTGACCCACCCATGACACCCGAAACATAA
- a CDS encoding sensor histidine kinase, translating into MSHSTMYDPKFDAGLWLSSVVDNSGDAILSKTLDGVITSWNAGAEKLFGFSAAEAIGQPITLIIPEDRLHEEAEIIGKLRAGERVDRFETVRRRSDGEPVHIEVTISPVRNAEGEIIGASKIARDIGERLRHAEDQRLLVREMHHRIKNLLSIVQGLVSVGRRRADDVDDFADNLSSRIIALGAAQQLVLGLPGEERSGAALSELIGAVLEPYRDEGQITVAQCDAPVGAGASTSLALLMHELATNAVKYGALSNSDGLLQVDISMTQGNVTIAWRERGGTFDNGDQGFGTELMRAAMRGLGGTIEQAWRDGERVVTICLARDHLTR; encoded by the coding sequence ATGAGCCATTCGACGATGTACGATCCCAAATTCGACGCCGGTTTGTGGCTTTCCTCGGTGGTCGACAATTCCGGCGACGCGATCCTCAGCAAAACGCTCGACGGCGTCATCACCAGCTGGAATGCGGGAGCCGAGAAGCTGTTCGGGTTCTCCGCCGCCGAGGCCATCGGCCAGCCCATCACGCTCATCATCCCTGAGGACCGGCTCCACGAAGAAGCCGAGATTATCGGCAAGCTGCGGGCCGGCGAACGCGTCGATCGGTTCGAAACGGTGCGCCGCCGCAGTGATGGCGAACCCGTCCATATCGAGGTCACCATTTCGCCGGTGCGCAACGCCGAAGGCGAGATTATCGGCGCGTCTAAAATCGCGCGCGATATCGGCGAGCGGCTGCGTCATGCCGAGGACCAGCGGCTCCTGGTCCGCGAGATGCATCACCGCATCAAGAACCTGCTCTCGATCGTGCAGGGGCTGGTCAGCGTTGGCCGACGACGGGCCGACGATGTGGATGACTTCGCCGATAACCTGAGCAGCCGGATCATCGCGCTCGGCGCAGCGCAGCAACTCGTCCTCGGACTTCCAGGCGAAGAACGCTCCGGTGCCGCGCTGAGCGAGCTGATTGGAGCAGTCCTGGAGCCCTATCGCGACGAGGGTCAGATCACCGTCGCGCAGTGCGACGCGCCTGTGGGCGCGGGCGCGTCAACGTCACTAGCGCTGCTCATGCACGAACTCGCCACCAATGCCGTCAAATATGGCGCGCTCTCCAATTCCGACGGCCTGCTCCAGGTTGATATCTCAATGACGCAAGGAAACGTCACCATCGCCTGGCGAGAACGCGGTGGCACTTTCGACAATGGCGATCAGGGTTTCGGGACAGAGCTGATGCGCGCAGCCATGCGTGGACTTGGTGGCACTATCGAACAGGCATGGCGGGACGGCGAACGGGTCGTGACCATTTGCCTCGCACGTGACCATCTGACTCGCTGA